The following proteins are co-located in the Castanea sativa cultivar Marrone di Chiusa Pesio chromosome 8, ASM4071231v1 genome:
- the LOC142606107 gene encoding uncharacterized protein LOC142606107 — protein MEKIKFKLGFSNGLIVPCQGRSEGLALLWSKEINLEILSFSHHHIDATIIDQQNNFKWRFTGFYGHPETHLRKESWNLLSNLNSQLSLPWFCYGDFNEILSVFEKSGGAQRTQRQMEGFWDAVNVCGFQDLGFSGPKFTWCNMQEGSNRIYLRLDRAFANSEGLNCFNNVKVHHLAESTLDHCLLRITDTCLLAPTRKRHFHFRAMWVKREDCKEIIETAWNGGSLSNTPEGIASNLSRCASNLDAWNKNVIGNILRKIQEKRKALNSLTAIDHDGSYGVAIDEMREGDRNTKFFHARASDRRKKNTILGMWDDDGRWCDDRESISASAVAYFKKIYSSSQPSGIQEITNAITTRVSEDMNVELTKTFTSEEVARAL, from the exons atggaaaaaattaaattcaaactgGGTTTCTCAAACGGCCTAATTGTTCCTTGTCAAGGCCGAAGTGAAGGATTAGCACTGCTTTGGTCGAAGGAAattaatcttgaaattttgtctTTCTCCCATCATCACATTGACGCCACCATCATTGATcaacaaaacaattttaaatgGAGATTCACTGGCTTTTATGGCCACCCAGAAACACACTTGAGGAAAGAATCCTGGAACCTTCTCTCAAATCTAAATTCTCAACTCTCTCTACCTTGGTTTTGTTACGGAGACTTTAATGAAATTCTCTCTGTATTTGAAAAATCAGGTGGTGCTCAGAGAACACAGAGGCAAATGGAAGGTTTTTGGGATGCTGTGAATGTTTGTGGGTTCCAGGACCTTGGATTTTCAGGCCCAAAATTCACTTGGTGCAACATGCAGGAAGGCAGTAATAGAATCTATCTTCGGTTAGACAGAGCCTTTGCAAACTCAGAAGGGCTCAATTGTTTCAACAATGTCAAGGTTCACCACCTAGCTGAGTCCACCTTAGATCATTGCCTTCTTCGAATTACAGATACATGCCTCTTAGCACCAACAAGGAAGCGCCACTTCCATTTTAGAGCCATGTGGGTTAAGAGAGAGGATTGTAAAGAGATCATTGAGACAGCTTGGAACGGGGGTAGCCTCTCAAATACACCTGAAGGTATTGCATCTAATCTTAGTCGATGTGCTTCAAATTTAGATGCTTGGAATAAAAATGTGATTGGCAACATCCTAAggaaaatccaagaaaaaaggaAAGCTCTCAATAGTCTTACAGCCATTGATCACGATGGCTCATATGGAGTTGCAATTGATGAAATGAG AGAGGGAGATAGAAACACTAAATTCTTTCATGCTAGAGCATCAGATAGAAGGAAGAAGAACACTATTTTGGGTATGTGGGATGACGACGGTAGATGGTGTGATGACAGGGAAAGTATATCAGCTTCGGCAGTAgcctattttaagaaaatctacTCGTCTTCTCAACCTAGTGGAATCCAAGAGATCACCAATGCCATTACCACCCGTGTTTCTGAGGACATGAATGTCGAACTCACTAAAACATTTACCAGCGAAGAAGTTGCAAGAGCTCTCTAG